A genome region from Cucurbita pepo subsp. pepo cultivar mu-cu-16 chromosome LG02, ASM280686v2, whole genome shotgun sequence includes the following:
- the LOC111787911 gene encoding mediator of RNA polymerase II transcription subunit 9-like, with the protein MDFSGGGNWSMIPNIPTLSNSSNLSNQESLYLQQQQFSLQQQQQQQQQQLSFHHQPQQFQPQIQPQQQFQQQQSSPQFQQLQPSPQIQPQQQLSTQFQQQMQPQHFPQQQQQQQQQQQYHFQQQQQRLLQQQQQQQKQQQYHQHQSLASHFHLFHLVEKLADAIETGVRDQQSDALVNDLNNHFEKCQQLLNSISGSLSSKAMTVEGQKKKLEEHEQLLSYRRELIGKYKSSVEELVKGEP; encoded by the exons ATGGATTTCTCTGGAGGAGGAAACTGGAGCATGATCCCCAACATCCCTACTCTCAGCAACTCCTCTAACCTTTCCAATCAAGAATCCCTTTACCTTCAACAGCAGCAATTCTCCcttcagcagcagcagcagcagcaacaacagcaACTATCCTTTCACCACCAGCCACAGCAATTCCAGCCCCAAATTCAACCCCAACAGCAATTTCAGCAGCAACAATCCTCCCCCCAATTTCAACAGCTACAACCCTCTCCTCAAATTCAGCCCCAACAACAACTCTCCACCCAATTCCAGCAGCAAATGCAACCCCAACATTTCCcccagcagcagcagcagcagcagcaacaacagcaATATCATTTTCAACAACAACAGCAGCGGCTTCttcaacagcagcagcagcaacagaaACAGCAGCAATATCATCAACACCAGTCTCTGGCTTCCCATTTTCATCTATTTCAT CTTGTGGAGAAATTAGCGGATGCGATTGAGACGGGAGTTAGAGATCAGCAATCGGATGCATTG GTCAACGATCTGAACAACCACTTTGAGAAATGCCAGCAACTGTTAAACTCGATATCTGGATCACTCAGCTCAAAGGCTATG aCAGTAGAGGgacagaagaagaagctggAAGAACATGAGCAGTTGTTAAGTTATAGAAG GGAACTGATTGGCAAATATAAGAGCTCCGTTGAAGAGCTTGTCAAGGGCGAGCCTTAG
- the LOC111787908 gene encoding putative pentatricopeptide repeat-containing protein At1g17630: MLYASSYQRFNSASFCFPRFTINFPSHFRYYFNSLFSSITYDDELLDSFDRLLRQCNGIRHCKQVHSATVVTGACSSAFVAARLVSVYARSGFVFDARKVFDTVPFEGLSNLLLWNSIIRANVDGYSREALQLYGKMRNFGVLADGFTFPLVLRASSNLGIFNLCKSLHCHVVQFGFQNHLHVVNELMGMYVKLRRMDDARKVFDKMRVKSVISWNTMVSGYAYNYDVNGASRMFLQMELEGVEPNPVTWTSLLSSHARCGHLEETIALFSKMRMKGVGATAEMLAVVLSVCADLDTFDRGQMVHGYIVKGGFEDYLFAKNALITVYGKGGDIRDAEKLFHEMKVKNLVSWNSLISSYAESGLYDKAFEAFSELEKMEGCPEMKPSVITWSAVICGFASNGFGEESLEVFRQMQLANVKANSVTISSVLSICAMLAALNLGREMHGHVIRARMEDNILVGNGLINMYTKCGSFKPGCLVFGKLENRDLISWNSLIAGYGMHGLGKDALVTFDEMIKSGFRPDDVTFIAALSACSHAGLVAEGRWLFDQMLQNFKIKPQMEHYACMVDLLGRAGLVEEASNIVKSMPIKPNAYIWSALLNSCRMHKDTDLAEETGSQILSLDSEITGSHMLLSNIYSASCRWEDSARVRISARMKGLKKVPGCSWIEVKKKVYMFKAGNSMQEGLERVDEILHDLALQIESRDFDDSIIE, translated from the coding sequence ATGCTGTATGCATCTTCTTATCAGCGATTCAATTCAGCTTCGTTTTGTTTTCCACGATTCACAATCAATTTCCCCTCTCATTTTCGATACTATTTCAACTCCCTTTTTTCCTCAATCACGTATGACGACGAGCTTCTCGATTCTTTCGATCGTCTTCTTCGGCAATGCAATGGGATTCGACATTGCAAACAAGTTCATTCCGCCACTGTTGTCACTGGCGCCTGTTCGTCGGCGTTCGTTGCCGCCCGGCTTGTGTCCGTCTATGCCCGTTCTGGTTTTGTTTTCGATGCTCGGAAAGTGTTTGATACTGTGCCATTTGAAGGTTTGTCGAACTTGCTGTTGTGGAATTCGATTATAAGAGCAAATGTAGATGGTTATAGTAGAGAAGCCCTTCAACTTTATgggaaaatgagaaattttggGGTTTTGGCTGATGGGTTTACTTTTCCTCTGGTTTTGAGGGCTTCTTCCAATTTGGGTATTTTCAATTTGTGCAAGAGTCTTCATTGTCATGTTGTACAATTTGGATTCCAGAATCATTTGCACGTTGTGAATGAATTGATGGGAATGTATGTGAAACTCCGACGAATGGATGATGCTCGAAAAGTGTTTGACAAAATGCGTGTTAAAAGTGTAATTTCTTGGAACACTATGGTTTCTGGCTATGCCTATAATTATGATGTTAATGGTGCTTCTAGGATGTTCCTTCAAATGGAGTTGGAAGGGGTCGAGCCGAACCCTGTAACTTGGACTTCTTTGCTGTCAAGTCATGCTCGGTGCGGTCATCTTGAAGAAACTATTGCCTTGTTTAGCAAGATGAGGATGAAAGGTGTTGGTGCCACTGCTGAAATGCTTGCTGTGGTGTTATCTGTTTGTGCTGATTTAGATACATTTGACAGGGGTCAGATGGTTCATGGATATATAGTAAAGGGAGGTTTCGAAGATTACTTGTTTGCTAAAAATGCGCTTATAACTGTATATGGAAAAGGAGGAGACATAAGAGATGCAGAGAAGTTATTTCATGAGATGAAAGTGAAGAATCTTGTGAGTTGGAATTCTCTTATATCCTCTTATGCTGAATCTGGATTATATGACAAAGCTTTTGAAGCGTTTTCTGAGCTTGAGAAAATGGAAGGCTGTCCAGAGATGAAACCTAGTGTCATAACTTGGAGCGCAGTCATTTGTGGATTTGCTTCTAATGGATTTGGAGAAGAATCTTTGGAAGTTTTTCGCCAAATGCAGCTTGCAAATGTAAAAGCGAACTCAGTGACTATATCTAGTGTTCTATCAATTTGTGCTATGCTAGCAGCTCTGAATCTTGGTAGGGAAATGCACGGTCATGTGATTAGAGCTCGGATGGAAGATAACATACTGGTGGGAAATGGATTGATTAACATGTATACAAAATGTGGAAGTTTCAAGCCAGGCTGTTTGGTGTTCGGAAAACTAGAAAATCGAGATTTAATCTCATGGAACTCACTGATTGCAGGATATGGAATGCATGGACTTGGTAAAGATGCTCTCGTAACTTTTGACGAGATGATCAAATCAGGATTTAGACCAGATGATGTTACCTTTATTGCTGCTCTTTCTGCTTGTAGTCATGCCGGTCTTGTTGCCGAAGGCCGTTGGCTTTTCGATCAGATGCTACAGAACTTCAAGATCAAACCTCAGATGGAGCACTATGCGTGCATGGTCGATCTTCTAGGTCGTGCTGGGCTCGTGGAAGAAGCAAGTAACATAGTCAAGAGCATGCCAATCAAACCCAATGCTTATATCTGGAGTGCTCTTCTCAACTCTTGCAGGATGCACAAGGATACAGATCTAGCAGAAGAAACTGGCTCTCAGATTTTAAGTCTGGATTCCGAGATAACAGGAAGCCATATGTTGCTGTCGAATATTTATTCTGCAAGCTGTAGATGGGAGGACTCTGCGAGGGTCAGGATCTCGGCAAGGATGAAGGGTTTAAAAAAAGTTCCTGGGTGCAGCTGGATTGAGGTGAAGAAAAAGGTTTATATGTTCAAAGCAGGAAACTCAATGCAAGAAGGTTTAGAGAGAGTTGATGAAATTCTTCATGATTTGGCTCTTCAGATTGAAAGTCGAGATTTTGATGATAGTATTATTGAATAG
- the LOC111787909 gene encoding NDR1/HIN1-like protein 13 yields MTDRVYPNAAAATAANGAPAPKTAPFPATKSQLYGATRPAYHPQPHHRRRRSRSCCCSVCLWLSLTLILLIFLLAIASAVVYLIYRPHRPSFTVSAVKLSYFNITSSSLLNSKFDLNVSARNPNKKLVFTYNPVSISVFSNGIDVGDGVLPGFVHDTKNTTLLKTSILSKSHQLDSSSESTLKSSMKSKKGLPLEIQLDTKVKLKMGALKSPKIGIRVSCDGISVTVPTGKSPATASTSGAKCKVDLRVKIWKWTI; encoded by the coding sequence ATGACGGATAGAGTCTACCCCAACGCTGCCGCGGCCACGGCCGCCAACGGCGCTCCGGCCCCCAAGACCGCTCCATTTCCAGCAACTAAATCTCAACTCTACGGCGCTACCCGCCCTGCCTACCACCCTCAACCGCACCATCGCCGTCGCCGCAGCCGCAGTTGCTGCTGCTCCGTCTGCCTCTGGTTATCTCTAACTCTCATCCTCCTAATCTTCCTCCTCGCCATTGCCTCCGCCGTTGTTTACCTAATCTACCGTCCTCACCGGCCGTCCTTCACCGTCTCCGCCGTGAAACTCTCCTATTTCAACATCACTTCCTCTTCACTCCTCAATTCGAAGTTCGATCTCAACGTTTCCGCCAGAAACCCCAACAAAAAGCTCGTGTTCACTTACAATCCGGTCTCGATTTCAGTATTCTCCAATGGAATCGATGTCGGCGATGGTGTATTGCCTGGATTTGTTCACGATACGAAGAACACAACTCTGTTGAAGACCTCGATTCTCAGCAAGAGCCACCAACTAGATAGCTCGTCGGAAAGTACCTTGAAGAGCAgtatgaagagcaagaaagGTCTTCCATTGGAGATTCAACTCGATACGAAGGTGAAATTGAAGATGGGAGCACTCAAGAGCCCTAAAATCGGAATTAGAGTTTCTTGTGACGGAATTTCAGTAACTGTTCCCACCGGTAAATCTCCGGCCACCGCCTCAACTTCCGGCGCAAAATGTAAGGTTGATCTTCGTGTAAAGATCTGGAAATGGACGATCTGA